One region of Deinococcus yavapaiensis KR-236 genomic DNA includes:
- a CDS encoding TetR/AcrR family transcriptional regulator — translation MARSKHPELTRRTLLDAARRVLRDKGATLSLDAVACEAGISKGGLLHHYPTKDHLLVALAHALIDQFHDRLKAAHAEEIATHGNAPGAWLRAYVHLNFTPQEGGEALTAALAPLAAVPEVLHGFREAQAFLVKEAEADGLPPGRAHAIRLACDGLWTSRTSGLPDLTESQRAALEEELLSWTRL, via the coding sequence ATGGCTCGCTCCAAGCATCCCGAACTCACTCGGCGCACCCTTCTCGACGCCGCACGTCGCGTCCTACGCGACAAAGGGGCCACCCTCTCGCTGGACGCCGTCGCCTGTGAAGCAGGCATCAGCAAAGGCGGTCTCCTCCACCACTACCCCACCAAAGACCACCTTCTCGTCGCGCTCGCACACGCCCTCATCGACCAATTCCACGATCGACTCAAAGCCGCCCACGCCGAGGAGATCGCCACGCACGGAAACGCTCCGGGCGCGTGGCTGCGCGCCTACGTCCACCTCAACTTCACTCCCCAGGAAGGCGGTGAAGCGCTCACCGCCGCGCTCGCGCCGCTCGCCGCCGTGCCGGAGGTCCTGCACGGCTTTCGAGAAGCCCAAGCATTCCTCGTCAAAGAAGCGGAAGCCGACGGCCTCCCTCCCGGTCGTGCTCATGCCATCCGCCTCGCCTGCGACGGCCTGTGGACCTCACGGACTTCCGGGCTGCCCGACTTGACCGAGTCCCAGCGCGCCGCGCTCGAGGAGGAGTTGCTGTCATGGACCCGCCTCTGA
- a CDS encoding CHRD domain-containing protein, giving the protein MNAGKLGLTLVMTALLGSCMMTPRSLAFRHNPVPADAAANGTAVVTTDLYGAVTTTLTLSGLTPNKAYAAHYHAFGPASSTDPCASNGPVSVGFPPFTADAMGNARVSVTSELAKITGDAGAYINVHFADDLTVIPLCAPIKTSKG; this is encoded by the coding sequence ATGAACGCAGGAAAGCTTGGACTCACGCTCGTCATGACGGCGCTGCTCGGAAGTTGCATGATGACGCCGCGCAGCCTGGCGTTTCGTCACAATCCGGTGCCCGCCGACGCCGCCGCGAACGGCACCGCGGTCGTCACGACCGACTTGTACGGCGCGGTGACGACCACCCTCACGTTGTCGGGCCTCACGCCGAACAAAGCGTACGCCGCGCACTACCACGCGTTCGGGCCTGCCTCGAGCACCGACCCGTGCGCCTCGAACGGTCCCGTCAGCGTCGGCTTTCCCCCGTTCACGGCCGACGCCATGGGAAACGCCCGGGTGAGCGTCACGAGCGAGTTGGCGAAGATCACCGGGGACGCGGGCGCGTACATCAACGTGCACTTCGCGGACGACCTGACGGTCATTCCGTTGTGCGCGCCCATCAAGACCAGCAAAGGCTGA
- a CDS encoding ornithine cyclodeaminase family protein produces MSHGPVTLAVLDDATIRSLLVWPDVIELIDVTFAADARGQATVLPVVGHSLNGGRYSLKTSHLRLGNGEEMLEVFGLKMGSYFPGNVERHLPTHSAAMLLGDPRTGQPAALLAANAITEFRTAAAGAVAARRLAREDASVVALFGTGGQARAQIEALTHVRSVREVRVWSRSRERAESFVDRLNLPGVTAKVVMDGQAACHEADLVVTVTPATRAIIEREWITPGTHVNAMGSDAPGKQELDPALVASAKVVVDRRGQSVGIGELQAPVARGLMRVEDVHAELGEVCAALRPGRENDREITVFDSTGVSFQDTALAGMALRVATARQALKSVSL; encoded by the coding sequence ATGTCGCATGGACCCGTCACGCTCGCCGTGCTGGACGACGCGACCATTCGCTCGCTGCTCGTCTGGCCGGACGTGATCGAGCTGATCGACGTGACCTTCGCGGCCGACGCGCGCGGCCAAGCGACGGTCCTTCCGGTCGTGGGGCACAGCCTCAACGGGGGACGCTACAGCCTCAAAACTTCTCATTTGCGCCTCGGAAACGGCGAGGAGATGCTGGAGGTGTTCGGACTGAAGATGGGCTCCTACTTTCCCGGCAACGTCGAGCGTCACCTTCCGACGCACAGCGCGGCGATGCTGCTGGGCGACCCGCGGACGGGGCAACCCGCGGCCCTGCTCGCCGCGAACGCCATCACCGAGTTCCGCACCGCCGCCGCGGGCGCGGTGGCCGCGCGCCGCCTCGCGCGGGAGGACGCGTCGGTCGTCGCGTTGTTCGGAACGGGCGGCCAAGCGCGGGCGCAAATCGAAGCGCTCACGCACGTGCGGTCCGTCCGCGAAGTGAGGGTGTGGTCGCGCTCGCGCGAGCGAGCCGAGTCCTTCGTGGATCGCCTGAACCTTCCGGGCGTGACGGCGAAGGTGGTCATGGACGGGCAGGCGGCCTGCCATGAAGCGGACCTCGTCGTGACCGTCACGCCCGCCACGCGAGCGATCATCGAGCGGGAGTGGATCACGCCGGGAACGCACGTGAACGCCATGGGCTCGGACGCGCCCGGAAAGCAGGAACTCGACCCTGCGCTCGTGGCAAGCGCGAAGGTGGTGGTGGACCGTCGCGGGCAGAGCGTCGGCATCGGGGAGTTGCAAGCGCCCGTCGCTCGGGGCTTGATGCGGGTGGAAGACGTGCACGCCGAGTTGGGCGAGGTGTGCGCGGCCCTTCGGCCCGGACGCGAGAACGACCGGGAAATCACGGTGTTCGACTCGACGGGCGTGTCGTTCCAAGACACCGCGCTCGCCGGGATGGCGTTGCGCGTCGCGACGGCGCGGCAAGCTTTGAAGTCCGTTTCGTTGTAG
- a CDS encoding plastocyanin/azurin family copper-binding protein encodes MIRFMAALLACTCLTSGLGQLQPRTEFTVDFKHLATSRDPNAAGTVRVETLGSLRRTTLTLKGLAPRTVYAAHYHALAPNYTGDPCLSNGPVTVGFPTFTSDSQGRATTTMLTATKKIADNAGAYINVHVQRDLSIIPLCAVMTGSPSSQPAATNAPNVNVPTPNRPLTQTIRIVDNAFQPKTLTIAVGTTVEWTNQGRVSHNVLSTTGAFGSDDLPAGSTFRHTFTRAGTFPYYCSYHEGMAATIVVTGP; translated from the coding sequence ATGATCCGATTCATGGCGGCGCTCCTCGCCTGCACCTGCCTCACGTCCGGCCTCGGGCAACTTCAGCCTCGAACGGAATTCACCGTCGACTTCAAGCACCTGGCGACGTCGCGAGACCCGAACGCGGCAGGCACGGTCCGCGTCGAGACACTCGGCAGCCTCCGTCGCACCACCCTGACCTTGAAGGGCCTCGCGCCGCGAACCGTCTACGCCGCGCACTACCACGCCCTCGCGCCGAATTACACGGGCGACCCCTGCCTCTCGAACGGCCCCGTCACCGTCGGTTTCCCCACCTTCACCTCCGACAGCCAAGGTCGCGCGACGACCACCATGCTCACCGCAACGAAAAAAATCGCGGACAATGCCGGCGCGTACATCAACGTGCACGTCCAGCGCGACCTTTCCATCATTCCGCTGTGCGCCGTCATGACAGGCAGTCCGTCCAGCCAGCCCGCGGCGACCAACGCGCCCAATGTCAACGTGCCCACGCCGAACCGTCCGCTGACGCAAACGATTCGCATCGTCGACAACGCCTTTCAGCCGAAAACGCTGACGATCGCCGTCGGCACGACGGTCGAGTGGACGAATCAGGGACGGGTGTCGCACAATGTGCTTTCCACCACCGGCGCGTTCGGCTCGGACGATCTCCCGGCGGGCAGCACGTTCCGTCACACCTTCACGCGCGCCGGGACGTTTCCGTACTACTGCTCGTATCACGAGGGCATGGCCGCCACGATCGTCGTGACGGGTCCGTGA
- a CDS encoding threonine ammonia-lyase, with protein MHPDTTTPLVSLDALRAAQGRVRPHVVRTPLVPFPLEDFWLKPESLQPTGAFKLRGAFNALLTLTPEERARGVVAHSSGNHAQAVAYAARQLGIPAVIVMPSNAPRLKLDMTRAFGAQVVVVGPASADRARKAEELARERGLSPVPPYDDPRIIAGAGTVGLEILEDLGDVGAVLVPVSGGGLISGVAAAIKQSRPDARVIGVEPEVAADARDSLRSGNLVTYPAEQVGQTLADGLRVQHLGALNWTHVQAFVDDIVTVTESELRRAARQTALRARLVTEPSGAVTIAAALYRREELGETGPLVAVLSGGNLDPDLLVELLTEGDA; from the coding sequence ATGCATCCTGACACGACCACCCCCCTCGTCAGCCTCGACGCCCTTCGAGCCGCGCAAGGACGCGTCCGACCTCATGTCGTTCGCACTCCCCTCGTGCCCTTTCCCTTGGAGGATTTCTGGCTCAAGCCCGAGAGCCTCCAGCCGACCGGGGCGTTCAAGTTGCGCGGAGCCTTCAACGCCCTGCTCACCCTCACCCCCGAGGAACGCGCGCGCGGAGTCGTCGCGCACTCCAGCGGCAATCATGCTCAGGCCGTCGCGTACGCCGCGCGGCAACTCGGCATTCCCGCCGTGATCGTCATGCCCAGCAACGCGCCACGCCTCAAACTCGACATGACCCGCGCGTTCGGAGCGCAAGTCGTCGTCGTCGGCCCTGCCAGCGCGGACCGCGCTCGCAAAGCCGAGGAACTCGCACGCGAACGTGGCCTTTCGCCCGTTCCGCCTTACGACGACCCCCGCATCATCGCCGGGGCGGGCACGGTGGGCTTGGAGATCCTCGAGGATCTCGGCGACGTCGGCGCGGTCCTCGTGCCCGTCAGTGGCGGCGGCCTGATCTCCGGTGTGGCCGCCGCCATCAAGCAATCGCGTCCGGACGCGCGCGTCATCGGCGTCGAACCGGAAGTTGCCGCCGACGCTCGGGACAGCCTTCGCAGCGGCAACCTCGTGACCTACCCCGCCGAGCAAGTCGGGCAGACCCTCGCGGACGGTCTGCGCGTCCAACACCTCGGCGCCCTGAACTGGACGCACGTTCAGGCCTTCGTGGACGACATCGTCACCGTCACCGAGTCGGAGTTGCGCCGCGCCGCGAGACAAACTGCTCTGCGCGCCCGCCTCGTCACCGAGCCGAGCGGCGCCGTCACGATCGCGGCGGCGTTGTACCGACGCGAGGAACTCGGCGAGACGGGGCCGCTGGTGGCGGTGCTGAGCGGAGGGAACCTCGATCCGGACTTGCTGGTGGAGTTGCTGACCGAGGGAGACGCTTGA
- a CDS encoding serine hydrolase domain-containing protein has product MTSTPGNASTEPFLDDLEALTRDLMTEHRVPGLALGLLRDDRPHVLCLGVTSVEHPLQVDEHTLFQIGSLTKTFTATAILRLVEQGRLDLDTPLRTYLPELRLKDESVAARVTLRHLLTHVAGWIGDFFEDTGNGDDALARYVDRMVTLEQITPLGEVWSYNNAAFCLAGRVLEVTTGQTYEQAVRTSLLRPLEMNESFFFPAEVMTRRFVVGHVKRDGDVRVARPWPIPRSNHPAGGLASSVTDLLKYARFQLGDGRSEAGERVLASETLRAMQHPESRAHLDWMMGLGWMFPKVGEERVIQHSGETNGQVSEFWVAPERGLAFALLTNAASGGALAQKVSEWVQQQLLGADPAVPEGRVVADEDLEAFAGAYDKLDDGASLDLAVQEGALVARFQPGVSFTGERVEAPPASTLQSCGDDRFVGVDGPGHGQVIEFLRDATGSVQYLRAGRVFVRRPS; this is encoded by the coding sequence ATGACCAGCACTCCTGGGAACGCCAGCACCGAGCCGTTCCTCGACGATCTCGAAGCGCTCACGCGTGATCTGATGACCGAACACCGAGTTCCCGGCTTGGCCCTCGGCTTGCTGCGAGACGATCGGCCTCACGTCCTGTGTCTCGGCGTGACGAGCGTGGAACATCCCCTTCAAGTCGACGAGCACACCCTCTTCCAAATTGGAAGCCTCACGAAGACGTTCACGGCGACGGCCATCTTGCGTCTCGTCGAGCAAGGCCGACTCGACCTCGACACGCCCCTGCGAACGTACCTTCCGGAGTTGCGCCTCAAGGACGAGTCCGTCGCGGCGCGGGTGACACTTCGACATCTGCTGACGCACGTCGCAGGGTGGATCGGTGACTTCTTCGAGGATACCGGCAACGGAGATGACGCCCTCGCTCGGTACGTGGACCGCATGGTGACCTTGGAGCAGATCACGCCCCTGGGAGAGGTGTGGTCGTACAACAACGCCGCCTTCTGCCTCGCGGGCCGCGTCTTGGAAGTCACGACGGGCCAGACGTACGAACAGGCGGTGCGGACCTCGCTCCTGCGCCCGCTGGAGATGAACGAGTCGTTCTTCTTTCCCGCCGAGGTCATGACTCGCCGCTTCGTCGTCGGGCACGTGAAGCGGGACGGCGACGTGCGGGTAGCGCGTCCTTGGCCGATTCCCCGCAGCAATCATCCGGCGGGTGGCTTGGCGTCGAGCGTGACGGACTTGCTGAAGTACGCCCGTTTCCAGCTGGGAGACGGTCGAAGCGAGGCGGGGGAGCGCGTGCTCGCTTCGGAGACGTTGCGGGCGATGCAACACCCGGAATCACGAGCCCACCTCGACTGGATGATGGGGTTGGGGTGGATGTTTCCGAAGGTGGGAGAGGAGCGCGTAATTCAGCACAGTGGGGAAACGAACGGGCAGGTGTCGGAGTTCTGGGTTGCGCCCGAGCGCGGCCTGGCCTTCGCGTTGCTGACGAACGCCGCGAGCGGCGGGGCGCTCGCGCAGAAGGTGTCGGAGTGGGTGCAGCAGCAGTTGCTGGGCGCGGATCCCGCCGTGCCGGAAGGGCGAGTCGTCGCCGACGAGGACTTGGAGGCGTTCGCGGGAGCGTACGACAAGTTGGACGACGGAGCGAGCCTCGATTTGGCCGTGCAAGAAGGTGCCCTCGTCGCGCGGTTTCAGCCGGGCGTGAGCTTCACGGGGGAGCGGGTGGAAGCGCCGCCCGCGTCGACGTTGCAGTCGTGCGGCGACGACCGGTTCGTTGGTGTGGACGGGCCGGGACACGGGCAGGTCATCGAGTTTTTGCGGGACGCCACGGGAAGCGTGCAGTACCTCAGGGCAGGGCGAGTCTTCGTTCGTCGGCCCTCTTGA
- a CDS encoding MFS transporter, producing MDPPLNPQPSPTALLHPDPGFGWQRRFWAIFSGQACSLIGSALTQFVLMWWITSTTGSAAALATAGMAALLPQALLGPLGGTLADRYSRRALMIGADVVSAACMLVLIALFLTERVELWHVYTMMSVRSAMQAFQEPAAAASTAMLVPASFLPRAAGLNQTLQGIMTIAAAPLGALATSVMPLGFALGIDVVTALLGVVPLLLFRVPQVKPTSAQKTSLWSEFREGVTLVWQHPGLRRLYALLGVIVLAILPSFTLLPLLVKTHFGGGASDVALMEGLSGVGMIVGGAAIAAIAPQRHMPWILPSFAVACLSLALTALAPSDLFWLAVVWWVTSGVAFIMGSAPFTALLQTTIPNHLQGRALSLLAAVMGLAGPIGLALAGPLGEWLGVRWLLVTQGLLGMLASLLGVLSPTLRRLDAAAERPSTERLP from the coding sequence ATGGACCCGCCTCTGAATCCACAGCCATCCCCGACGGCCCTCCTGCACCCCGATCCCGGCTTCGGCTGGCAGCGTCGCTTCTGGGCGATCTTCAGCGGCCAAGCCTGCTCCTTGATCGGCTCGGCCCTCACGCAATTCGTGCTGATGTGGTGGATCACGAGCACCACCGGCAGCGCCGCCGCGCTCGCCACCGCCGGCATGGCCGCCTTGCTGCCCCAAGCGCTCCTCGGCCCGTTGGGTGGCACCCTCGCCGATCGGTACAGCCGCCGCGCTTTGATGATCGGCGCCGACGTCGTCAGCGCCGCGTGCATGCTCGTCCTCATCGCGCTGTTCCTCACGGAGCGCGTGGAGTTGTGGCACGTGTACACCATGATGAGCGTTCGCAGCGCCATGCAAGCCTTTCAAGAGCCCGCAGCGGCGGCGAGCACCGCCATGCTCGTTCCCGCCTCCTTCCTGCCGCGCGCCGCCGGATTGAACCAAACGCTGCAAGGCATCATGACGATCGCCGCCGCGCCTCTCGGTGCGCTCGCGACAAGCGTGATGCCCTTGGGTTTCGCCCTCGGCATCGACGTCGTGACCGCGCTGCTCGGCGTCGTTCCCCTGCTGCTGTTCCGCGTGCCTCAAGTCAAACCGACCTCGGCACAAAAGACCAGCTTGTGGAGCGAGTTTCGAGAAGGCGTCACCCTCGTGTGGCAGCACCCGGGACTACGCCGTTTGTACGCGCTGCTCGGCGTGATCGTGCTCGCCATCTTGCCGTCGTTCACGCTGCTGCCGCTCCTCGTCAAAACGCACTTCGGTGGTGGCGCGAGCGACGTCGCGCTCATGGAAGGCTTGTCCGGCGTTGGCATGATCGTCGGAGGCGCCGCCATCGCCGCCATCGCCCCGCAACGACACATGCCCTGGATTTTGCCGAGCTTCGCCGTCGCGTGCCTGTCCCTCGCGCTGACGGCCCTCGCTCCGAGCGATCTGTTCTGGCTGGCCGTCGTGTGGTGGGTCACGAGTGGCGTGGCCTTCATCATGGGCAGCGCGCCGTTCACGGCGCTCTTGCAAACCACGATCCCCAACCACCTGCAAGGCCGCGCGCTGTCGCTCCTCGCCGCCGTCATGGGCCTGGCCGGTCCGATCGGACTCGCGTTGGCGGGCCCATTGGGCGAGTGGCTCGGCGTGCGTTGGCTGCTCGTCACGCAAGGCCTGTTGGGAATGCTGGCGAGCCTGCTGGGCGTTCTCTCCCCGACCCTGCGGCGCCTCGACGCAGCGGCGGAACGGCCCTCCACCGAGCGCCTTCCTTGA
- a CDS encoding helix-turn-helix transcriptional regulator, translating to MESREAMLAHLKRNGPTTIKQLIDHLGLAETAVRHHLHLLERQGFVQQGGPVDSDGVGRPAKTYQLTDTAEGLFPKQYRQLLELVLTTANAHGELPALMTHLTEHLVHELTPKLHGLNGEDRLKAAVHHLDLSGPLVDLERTPGGWEVHAYNCPYLAVGRKFEAVCDLAPRVLTLATGLPAERPACQRDGERACRLTIGRSGG from the coding sequence ATGGAGTCACGCGAGGCGATGCTGGCCCACCTCAAGCGCAACGGACCGACGACCATCAAGCAACTCATCGATCATCTCGGCTTGGCGGAGACCGCCGTTCGCCATCACCTGCACCTGCTCGAACGTCAAGGCTTCGTGCAGCAAGGCGGTCCTGTCGACTCCGACGGCGTCGGTCGGCCCGCGAAGACGTACCAGCTCACCGACACCGCCGAAGGCTTGTTTCCGAAGCAATACCGCCAGTTGCTGGAGCTGGTCCTCACCACGGCCAACGCCCACGGGGAACTTCCGGCCCTGATGACGCACCTCACCGAACACCTCGTTCACGAACTCACCCCCAAACTTCACGGTCTCAACGGCGAGGACCGCCTCAAAGCCGCCGTCCACCACCTCGACCTCTCAGGCCCGCTGGTCGACCTCGAACGAACACCGGGCGGGTGGGAAGTTCACGCCTACAACTGCCCGTACCTTGCCGTCGGCCGCAAGTTCGAAGCCGTCTGCGATCTCGCGCCACGCGTCCTGACCCTCGCCACGGGCCTGCCAGCGGAACGGCCCGCCTGCCAGCGAGACGGCGAACGGGCCTGCCGCCTCACCATCGGCCGAAGCGGAGGATAG
- a CDS encoding carboxypeptidase-like regulatory domain-containing protein: MNMHDLTSTKASLLLSGLLVLGVGEAGTSKPTPFTMTGVVRMSTGQPIQGVDVYADNTLHYNMNAVGTTDKQGRYTITLPKNEIGTWRGGARLSREYHGTVYEFQLVPGDRSEFATRIGAVRDFTWQLTGKRPDGGYYGGTLWMYGAVNAPGFDLSRVEVTLTPVGAIIDGSPGKVVKGFLVGSQLRDIPIGRYKVSARYVPENGAPQTVLIGARNPSNYELSMTSDFRRSNTIGDVLEFTVRLGEKPTTSKSDAMYVSGELRADVDVKGAVVTVCVMKGDECDVATKRTTTITSSGTSAPYRLDDLQENARYRLSAWKDSNGDGRMNAGDLFGVYGADVPGTTVTAPNMFTSISLAPWR, from the coding sequence ATGAACATGCACGACTTGACCTCAACGAAAGCGAGCCTCCTGCTCAGCGGCCTGCTCGTCCTCGGCGTGGGCGAAGCGGGGACCAGCAAGCCCACGCCCTTCACCATGACGGGCGTGGTGCGCATGTCCACCGGTCAGCCGATCCAAGGGGTGGACGTGTACGCGGACAACACCTTGCACTACAACATGAACGCCGTCGGCACCACCGACAAGCAGGGCCGCTACACCATCACCCTGCCCAAAAACGAGATCGGCACTTGGCGTGGCGGCGCCCGACTCAGCCGTGAGTACCACGGGACCGTCTACGAGTTCCAGCTTGTTCCCGGCGACCGCTCGGAATTCGCCACGCGGATCGGCGCGGTGCGCGACTTCACGTGGCAACTCACGGGTAAGAGGCCCGACGGGGGTTATTACGGTGGAACGTTGTGGATGTACGGCGCGGTGAACGCGCCCGGCTTCGACTTGAGCCGTGTGGAAGTCACGTTGACGCCGGTCGGCGCGATCATCGACGGAAGCCCGGGCAAGGTCGTCAAGGGCTTCCTGGTGGGCTCGCAACTGCGCGACATCCCGATCGGGCGGTACAAGGTGTCGGCGCGGTACGTGCCCGAAAACGGCGCGCCGCAGACGGTGTTGATCGGGGCGCGCAATCCCAGCAACTACGAGTTGTCGATGACGAGCGACTTCCGACGCTCGAACACCATCGGTGACGTGCTGGAGTTCACCGTGCGCTTGGGCGAGAAGCCCACGACGAGCAAAAGCGACGCGATGTACGTGTCCGGAGAGCTACGTGCGGATGTGGACGTGAAGGGCGCAGTCGTGACCGTGTGCGTGATGAAGGGAGACGAGTGCGACGTGGCGACGAAACGAACGACGACGATCACGTCGTCCGGGACCAGCGCTCCATACCGCCTCGACGACCTTCAGGAGAACGCGCGGTATCGACTCTCCGCTTGGAAGGACTCGAACGGGGACGGCCGGATGAACGCCGGAGATTTGTTCGGCGTCTACGGCGCCGACGTTCCGGGCACCACCGTGACCGCGCCGAACATGTTCACGAGCATTTCGCTCGCGCCCTGGCGGTGA
- a CDS encoding potassium/proton antiporter, producing the protein MEHANFIDLPILITSILLIVGMLASKLGGRLGVPGLVLFLVIGMLAGSEGPGGIAFDNYRLTQAIGIVALAFILYTGGLETNWKQTRPVLAQGLSLATLGVILTTALVGVVSHALLGLEWLTSFLLGAVVSSTDASAVFSVLKERALGLKGRIRPLLEFESGVNDPMAVFLVIGLTHLVGHPNTPWYAIIPLFLQQMLIGSVIGFGFGRLAVRFINRVDLPSEGLYTVLSVAIVGLTYGTTALLGGSGFLAVYITGVILGNSAFVHKRSLRQWHESLTYLVEIGMFLLLGLLVFPSQVAALAVPALLISLFLMFFARPLAVFASLALARAPSAHKTMVAWVGLRGAVPIILATFPLLEHLPGSQTIFDVAFVIMLTSLLVQGTTLPFVARQLNVVETTKSKNTRRLSFTPTGAGKQDLVEVTVPEDSPVVGRRIVDLNFPPEALILLIHRAGEYIVPNGSTTLEAGDEIQVLGSPEFFEAVRERIAQRRSQAP; encoded by the coding sequence GTGGAGCACGCGAACTTCATCGACCTTCCCATCTTGATCACCTCCATCCTGTTGATCGTCGGCATGCTCGCCAGCAAACTCGGCGGTCGACTCGGCGTGCCCGGCCTCGTCTTGTTCCTCGTGATCGGCATGCTCGCCGGCAGCGAAGGCCCCGGAGGCATCGCGTTCGACAACTACCGGCTCACGCAAGCCATCGGCATCGTCGCGCTGGCGTTCATCCTCTACACCGGCGGACTGGAAACCAACTGGAAGCAGACGCGACCCGTGCTCGCGCAGGGCCTCTCGCTCGCCACGCTCGGCGTGATTCTCACGACCGCCCTCGTCGGCGTGGTCTCGCATGCCCTGCTGGGCCTCGAATGGCTCACGAGCTTCCTGCTGGGCGCCGTCGTGTCCTCGACGGACGCGAGCGCCGTCTTCTCGGTGCTCAAAGAGCGCGCCCTCGGCTTAAAAGGACGAATTCGACCGCTGCTGGAGTTCGAGTCGGGCGTGAACGACCCGATGGCGGTGTTCTTGGTGATCGGCTTGACCCACCTCGTCGGGCACCCGAACACTCCGTGGTACGCGATCATTCCCTTGTTTCTTCAGCAGATGCTGATCGGAAGTGTGATCGGATTCGGCTTCGGTCGGCTGGCGGTGCGGTTCATCAACCGCGTGGACTTGCCTTCCGAAGGCTTGTACACGGTGCTGTCCGTCGCCATCGTCGGCTTGACGTACGGAACGACCGCGTTGCTCGGCGGTAGCGGCTTCCTGGCGGTCTACATCACGGGCGTGATCCTCGGGAACAGCGCGTTCGTGCACAAGCGATCGTTGCGCCAGTGGCACGAGAGCCTCACGTACCTGGTGGAGATCGGGATGTTCCTGCTGCTCGGCCTCCTGGTCTTTCCTTCCCAAGTCGCCGCCCTCGCCGTTCCGGCCTTGCTGATCTCGCTGTTCCTGATGTTCTTCGCGCGTCCGCTCGCCGTTTTCGCCAGCCTCGCGCTCGCCCGAGCGCCCAGCGCGCACAAGACCATGGTCGCCTGGGTGGGCTTGCGCGGCGCCGTGCCGATCATCCTCGCGACCTTTCCGCTGCTCGAACACCTTCCGGGTTCCCAAACGATTTTCGACGTCGCGTTCGTCATCATGCTGACCAGCCTCCTCGTGCAGGGCACCACACTGCCCTTCGTGGCACGGCAGTTGAACGTCGTCGAGACCACGAAGTCGAAGAACACGCGGCGGTTGTCGTTCACGCCGACCGGAGCGGGAAAGCAGGACCTCGTGGAAGTCACGGTTCCCGAGGATTCTCCCGTCGTGGGTCGCCGCATCGTGGACTTGAACTTCCCGCCGGAAGCGCTGATCTTGCTGATTCACCGCGCGGGCGAGTACATCGTGCCCAACGGCAGCACCACCTTGGAGGCGGGCGACGAGATCCAAGTGCTGGGCAGTCCCGAGTTCTTCGAAGCCGTGCGAGAACGCATCGCGCAGCGACGCTCTCAAGCGCCTTGA
- a CDS encoding GNAT family N-acetyltransferase, giving the protein MIVDEWMHLEEVEAQVLADLEAALGAHDRAHLGLTVKHVHGATMMLMARYAPIQEFNRVIGVGLQGPVTDAVLSDLRSAARDGDVANIMIGLHPRAQPSDLPQRLLDAGATPARAWVQMVRGANAMDVPGTFAIHEVDEENIDAFMNVFARGFGMPPDLQALAVATIGRFGWRHFLAFEEDVPVGCASLYQREEYAWLGNATTLPERRGRGVQSALIAFRVREAARSGARWVFTEVAEDLPNKPNPSEHNMRRAGFTVAYRREHFVLSTA; this is encoded by the coding sequence ATGATCGTCGACGAGTGGATGCACTTGGAGGAAGTCGAAGCGCAAGTCCTGGCGGATCTCGAGGCGGCCCTTGGCGCCCACGACCGCGCCCACCTCGGCCTGACCGTGAAACACGTTCACGGAGCCACCATGATGCTCATGGCTCGGTACGCTCCTATTCAAGAGTTCAACCGCGTCATCGGCGTCGGCCTTCAAGGTCCCGTGACGGACGCCGTCTTGTCCGATCTTCGAAGCGCGGCGCGCGACGGAGACGTCGCGAACATCATGATTGGTCTTCACCCCCGCGCGCAGCCCTCAGACTTGCCGCAGCGTCTTCTCGACGCGGGCGCGACCCCCGCGCGGGCGTGGGTGCAAATGGTCCGCGGCGCGAACGCCATGGACGTCCCCGGGACATTCGCGATTCATGAGGTCGACGAGGAAAACATCGACGCCTTCATGAACGTGTTCGCACGCGGTTTCGGAATGCCGCCGGACTTGCAAGCGCTGGCGGTCGCGACCATCGGCCGATTCGGATGGCGGCACTTTCTGGCGTTCGAGGAGGACGTGCCCGTCGGATGCGCCAGCTTGTATCAGCGCGAAGAGTACGCGTGGTTGGGCAACGCCACGACCTTGCCGGAGCGCCGAGGCCGAGGCGTCCAGTCGGCGCTGATCGCGTTCCGCGTTCGTGAGGCGGCGAGGAGCGGCGCTCGCTGGGTGTTCACGGAAGTGGCCGAGGACTTGCCGAACAAGCCGAATCCCAGCGAACACAACATGCGTCGAGCAGGATTCACGGTCGCGTACCGACGCGAACACTTCGTCTTGAGCACCGCTTGA